One region of Micromonospora ureilytica genomic DNA includes:
- a CDS encoding MSMEG_6728 family protein → MQTFLPYPGFLASARTLDQKRLGKQRVEAIQVLRGLTRPGYGWRNHPAVKMWAGYEEALVRYGLDMCAVWTEPGRADTCAATMTVDLAAACGDGVVRTQDELARAGELPPWLGRDDLHLSHRSSLLRKDPAHYRPLFGDDVPEDLEYVWPASDRPRRCLPAD, encoded by the coding sequence ATGCAGACATTCCTCCCGTACCCGGGCTTTCTGGCCAGCGCCCGCACGCTGGACCAGAAGCGGCTGGGCAAGCAGCGGGTGGAGGCCATCCAGGTGCTGCGTGGGCTCACCCGACCCGGGTACGGCTGGCGCAACCACCCGGCCGTGAAGATGTGGGCCGGGTACGAGGAGGCGCTGGTCCGCTACGGGCTGGACATGTGCGCGGTCTGGACCGAACCGGGGCGGGCCGACACCTGCGCCGCCACGATGACCGTCGACCTCGCCGCCGCCTGCGGGGACGGCGTCGTGCGGACCCAGGACGAGCTGGCCCGAGCCGGTGAGCTGCCACCGTGGCTGGGCCGCGACGACCTGCACCTGAGTCACCGCTCGTCGCTGCTGCGGAAGGACCCGGCGCACTACCGCCCGCTGTTCGGCGACGACGTGCCGGAGGATCTGGAGTACGTCTGGCCCGCCTCGGACCGCCCCCGCCGTTGCTTGCCGGCCGACTGA
- a CDS encoding phosphatase PAP2 family protein, with the protein MRLRPVRPAGWWFDALLLVGLVGLTVALAADQLFGVDRAVADWADGHRPAAAYWVARVLNFLGQGTPLTLIAAGLGVLLAVRLRSVRPILPPVVAFALTNLTIGPLKIWTARAAPSASVKEPFLTPEQTLPLFHDDLPVRFAQSYPSGHVANAIVWYGVIALLLAPLARSFGRQLPARLVTVIRVVPPLVVLTTTTYLGWHWLTDSVAGLLLGLLLDRLLHRAPWDGVPLPGRLRAWDRPFTSYP; encoded by the coding sequence CTGCGGCTACGGCCCGTCCGCCCGGCCGGCTGGTGGTTCGACGCGCTCCTGCTTGTCGGTCTGGTCGGGTTGACGGTGGCGCTCGCCGCCGACCAGCTCTTCGGAGTGGACCGGGCGGTCGCCGACTGGGCCGACGGGCACCGGCCGGCCGCCGCGTACTGGGTCGCCCGGGTGCTGAACTTCCTCGGCCAGGGCACTCCGCTGACGTTGATCGCCGCCGGGCTGGGCGTGCTGCTGGCCGTCCGGCTGCGGTCGGTGCGGCCGATCCTGCCTCCGGTGGTCGCGTTCGCGCTGACCAACCTGACGATCGGCCCACTCAAGATCTGGACCGCACGGGCGGCGCCGAGCGCCAGCGTCAAGGAGCCGTTCCTGACGCCCGAGCAGACCCTGCCGCTGTTCCACGACGACCTGCCGGTGCGGTTCGCCCAGTCCTACCCGTCGGGGCACGTCGCCAACGCGATCGTCTGGTACGGGGTCATCGCGCTGCTGCTCGCCCCGCTGGCCCGCAGCTTCGGCCGCCAACTGCCGGCCCGGCTCGTCACAGTGATCCGCGTCGTGCCGCCGCTGGTCGTCCTCACCACCACCACCTACCTCGGCTGGCACTGGCTGACCGACTCGGTGGCCGGGCTGCTGCTGGGCCTGCTCCTGGACCGGCTGCTGCACCGGGCACCCTGGGACGGCGTGCCGCTCCCCGGCCGGCTACGCGCGTGGGATCGGCCGTTCACCTCGTACCCCTAG
- a CDS encoding APC family permease, which translates to MDQLARRLGVPDAVVIGLGSMLGAGVFVVFGPAVAAAGGAGLLPALVLAGFVAFCNATSSARLAARYPESGGTYVYGRERLGPFAGFLAGWGFVVGKTASCAAMALTVGAYLWPGQARLVAAGAVLAVTAVNLRGIAKTAAVTRALVALVLAVLVLVTVVGVVGGPVHLDRLTEADGSARGVLAAAGLLFFAFAGYARIATLGEEVRDPQRTIPRAVPLALGVVLVIYLVLAVVALGVLGADRLAGSAAPLVDVVTAAGLPGLAWVVRAGATIAVVGVLLSLVAGVGRTTLAMARRRDLPGALAAVHPVRQVPHRAELAVAVVVIVVVLLGDVRAAIGFSSCTVLVYYAITNAAALTLGRDPDRRLPVRVLAGLGLFGCLLLAVNLPLGSVLAGFGVLAVGAASYALRARR; encoded by the coding sequence GTGGATCAACTGGCGCGGCGGCTGGGCGTACCCGATGCGGTTGTCATCGGGTTGGGCTCGATGCTCGGCGCGGGCGTCTTCGTGGTCTTCGGCCCGGCCGTGGCGGCGGCCGGCGGCGCCGGCCTGCTGCCCGCGCTGGTGCTGGCCGGCTTCGTCGCCTTCTGCAACGCGACCAGCTCGGCGCGGCTGGCGGCCCGTTACCCGGAGTCCGGCGGCACCTACGTGTACGGCCGGGAGCGTCTCGGGCCGTTCGCCGGGTTCCTGGCCGGTTGGGGCTTCGTGGTCGGCAAGACGGCGAGTTGCGCGGCGATGGCGTTGACCGTCGGGGCGTACCTCTGGCCGGGTCAGGCCCGGTTGGTCGCCGCCGGCGCGGTGCTCGCGGTGACCGCGGTCAACCTGCGCGGCATCGCCAAGACCGCGGCCGTGACCAGGGCGTTGGTCGCGCTGGTGCTTGCGGTGCTGGTCCTCGTCACTGTCGTCGGTGTGGTCGGCGGGCCGGTGCACCTGGACCGGCTCACCGAGGCCGACGGTTCGGCGCGGGGCGTGCTCGCCGCCGCCGGGTTGCTGTTCTTCGCCTTCGCCGGGTACGCCCGGATCGCCACGCTCGGCGAGGAGGTACGCGACCCGCAGCGGACCATTCCACGCGCGGTGCCGCTGGCGCTCGGGGTGGTGCTCGTGATCTACCTGGTGCTGGCCGTGGTCGCGCTCGGCGTGCTCGGCGCCGACCGGCTCGCCGGTTCCGCCGCGCCACTGGTCGACGTGGTGACCGCCGCCGGGCTGCCCGGCCTGGCGTGGGTGGTCCGCGCCGGTGCCACCATCGCGGTCGTCGGGGTGCTGCTGTCCCTGGTCGCCGGGGTCGGGCGGACCACCCTCGCCATGGCCCGCCGCCGTGACCTGCCCGGCGCGCTGGCCGCCGTGCACCCGGTGCGCCAGGTGCCGCACCGCGCCGAGCTGGCGGTCGCAGTCGTGGTGATCGTGGTGGTGCTGCTCGGCGACGTACGCGCCGCGATCGGCTTCTCCAGCTGCACGGTGCTCGTCTACTACGCGATCACCAACGCGGCGGCACTCACACTGGGCCGGGACCCGGACCGGCGGTTGCCGGTCCGGGTGCTCGCCGGCCTCGGGCTCTTCGGTTGTCTGTTGCTGGCGGTCAACCTGCCGCTGGGCAGCGTCCTCGCCGGCTTCGGTGTGCTCGCCGTGGGTGCCGCCTCCTACGCTCTGCGGGCCCGCCGCTGA
- a CDS encoding type II toxin-antitoxin system TacA family antitoxin, with translation MSAKAERLHLRVDEQQKALLEAASQAAGDSVSTFVLKAATEAAADVLADRRAFLLDEDAWQVFDEALQGPAQDVAGLRELLTGPTVLDLPTDGAPR, from the coding sequence GTGAGTGCCAAGGCGGAGCGACTGCACCTGCGGGTAGACGAGCAGCAGAAGGCGCTGCTGGAGGCGGCCAGTCAAGCGGCCGGGGACAGCGTGTCGACGTTCGTGTTGAAGGCGGCGACCGAAGCCGCTGCGGATGTGCTCGCCGACCGGCGGGCGTTCCTGCTGGACGAGGACGCCTGGCAGGTCTTCGATGAGGCGTTGCAGGGCCCGGCGCAGGACGTCGCCGGGCTGCGGGAACTGTTGACCGGTCCGACAGTGCTCGACCTGCCGACTGATGGTGCGCCCCGGTGA
- a CDS encoding GNAT family N-acetyltransferase has protein sequence MSSRFSAVEPLSAEFAVTGFDCGSRAQSVWLIEHALQAHRAGLSRVYVVRDNDHPDQRVAGYYALAAGSVAPADASPRLQQGAGRYHQPVVILTRLGVDRGAQGVGLGRALVVDALRRIAAASEVIGVRAVLIHCETEAARDFYQRLAKFEASPTDPMHLLLLMKDLRRALSG, from the coding sequence GTGAGTTCCCGCTTCTCGGCGGTCGAGCCGCTGTCGGCCGAGTTCGCGGTCACCGGGTTCGACTGCGGCTCCCGCGCACAGTCGGTATGGCTGATCGAGCATGCCCTGCAAGCGCACCGGGCGGGCTTGTCCCGGGTGTACGTGGTGCGGGACAACGACCATCCAGATCAGCGAGTGGCCGGCTACTACGCTCTGGCTGCCGGTAGCGTCGCCCCCGCCGATGCCTCGCCTCGCCTGCAGCAGGGGGCCGGCCGCTACCACCAACCGGTGGTGATCCTGACTCGGCTGGGGGTCGACCGCGGTGCCCAAGGCGTCGGGCTGGGTCGAGCCTTGGTAGTCGACGCACTACGGCGGATAGCCGCCGCCTCCGAGGTCATTGGCGTACGCGCGGTGCTCATTCACTGTGAGACAGAAGCTGCCCGCGACTTCTACCAGCGGCTGGCTAAGTTCGAGGCGAGCCCCACCGACCCCATGCACCTGTTGCTGTTGATGAAGGATCTTCGCCGCGCGCTCAGCGGCTGA
- a CDS encoding ATP-binding cassette domain-containing protein yields the protein MTTFEVVAEGLGKRYGPTRALDTFDLTVPPGTVHGLLGPNGAGKTTAVRILTTLLRFDTGRATVAGYDVLRRPDEVRARIGLTGQYAAVDEILSGRQNLELFGRLFRLGRREARRRAGELLERFGLDEAAGRSAGEYSGGMRRRLDLAASLIRTPRVLFLDEPTTGLDPRSRNQVWDLVRGLVADGTTVLLTTQYLEEADQLADRISVIDAGRVVAEGSPDQLKSMTGGDRVEVVVRDAAELGRAARLVARICGAEPELDPEVRRLSVPVVDRVAGLVDVVRALDDAGIAVEDIGLRRATLDEAFLHLTGHRPDEVREPVAAGRKADVA from the coding sequence ATGACGACATTCGAGGTGGTCGCCGAGGGTCTGGGCAAGCGGTACGGCCCGACCCGCGCGCTCGACACGTTCGACCTGACCGTGCCGCCCGGCACGGTCCACGGACTGCTGGGACCGAACGGCGCGGGCAAGACGACGGCCGTGCGGATCCTCACCACGCTGCTGCGCTTCGACACCGGAAGGGCCACCGTGGCCGGGTACGACGTGCTGCGTCGGCCGGACGAGGTGCGCGCCCGGATCGGGCTGACCGGGCAGTACGCGGCGGTCGACGAGATCCTCAGCGGCCGGCAGAACCTGGAGCTGTTCGGCCGGCTGTTCCGGCTCGGCCGACGGGAGGCCCGTCGACGCGCCGGCGAACTGCTGGAACGGTTCGGGCTCGACGAGGCGGCGGGCCGGTCCGCCGGTGAGTACTCGGGTGGGATGCGCCGTCGACTGGATCTCGCCGCCAGCCTGATCCGTACGCCGCGCGTGCTCTTTCTGGACGAGCCGACGACCGGCCTGGATCCGCGCAGTCGCAACCAGGTGTGGGATCTGGTTCGTGGTCTCGTGGCGGACGGGACCACTGTGCTGCTCACCACGCAGTACCTGGAGGAGGCCGATCAGCTCGCCGACCGGATCTCGGTGATCGACGCCGGTCGGGTGGTGGCCGAGGGCTCGCCGGACCAGCTGAAGTCGATGACCGGTGGTGACCGGGTCGAGGTGGTGGTACGCGACGCGGCCGAGCTGGGCCGCGCCGCCCGCCTCGTCGCGCGGATCTGCGGCGCGGAGCCCGAACTGGATCCGGAGGTCCGACGGCTCAGCGTGCCGGTGGTCGATCGCGTCGCCGGCCTGGTCGACGTGGTCCGCGCACTGGACGACGCCGGGATCGCTGTCGAGGACATCGGCCTGCGGCGCGCGACGTTGGACGAGGCGTTTCTGCACCTGACCGGGCACCGGCCGGACGAGGTCCGCGAGCCGGTGGCCGCCGGACGAAAGGCGGACGTGGCATGA
- a CDS encoding ABC transporter permease gives MTTVIADGWTMTRRNMTHVIRAPEELILYFSLPIMFVLVFGYVFGSGMQVAGGGSYREFLLPGVFVMTMLYGLGATATGVALDLSRGVVDRFRSMPMARSALMTGRSAADLLRALLEMSTLLVCGLLVGWQWRQGVGKALLAVGLLLLLRIAITWVGIYLALLVRNPDTVGVIVFPAAFPLSAISNVFVSPELMPPVIGTISEWNPLSATVAAIRELFGNPGLGGDSWPAEHAMLLAVLWPVLLIATFAPLAVRRYQRLSR, from the coding sequence ATGACCACTGTGATCGCCGATGGCTGGACGATGACCAGGCGGAACATGACCCACGTGATCCGCGCGCCGGAGGAGTTGATCCTCTACTTCTCGCTGCCGATCATGTTCGTCCTGGTCTTCGGGTACGTGTTCGGCAGCGGCATGCAGGTGGCCGGTGGTGGCAGCTACCGCGAGTTCCTGCTGCCCGGGGTGTTCGTGATGACGATGCTGTACGGGCTGGGGGCGACCGCGACGGGCGTGGCGCTGGATCTCAGCCGGGGCGTGGTCGACCGGTTCCGGTCGATGCCGATGGCGCGGTCCGCCCTGATGACCGGTCGCAGCGCCGCCGACCTGCTGCGCGCTCTGCTGGAGATGTCCACCCTCCTGGTGTGTGGCCTGCTCGTCGGGTGGCAGTGGCGACAGGGTGTCGGCAAGGCGTTGCTCGCCGTCGGCCTCCTCCTGCTGCTGCGAATCGCGATCACCTGGGTCGGGATCTACCTGGCGTTGCTGGTCCGCAACCCGGACACGGTCGGTGTGATCGTCTTTCCGGCGGCGTTCCCGTTGAGCGCGATCTCCAATGTCTTCGTGTCGCCCGAGCTGATGCCGCCGGTCATCGGGACGATCTCGGAGTGGAATCCGCTGTCGGCCACCGTCGCGGCGATCCGCGAACTGTTCGGCAACCCGGGCCTCGGTGGTGACTCCTGGCCGGCGGAGCACGCGATGCTGTTGGCGGTGCTGTGGCCGGTGTTGCTGATCGCGACGTTCGCCCCGCTGGCCGTGCGCCGCTACCAGCGGTTGAGCCGCTGA
- a CDS encoding potassium channel family protein, with translation MAEPWRDRARRAVEWNWRLRSVGDPRPHYVICGKDALAYYVARATLESELPAGGARVTVVVPERYRSNGPDVAGLRGVRVVRSDRLDVATFEAAGLAGATGLALLHQDDVGNLHAALCAQAVDHRVRQVLRMFNGTLADGVRKLLKAPVEVLSDAEMAAPAFVAAALNEVDPSSFQHRDKTLRVARRADVRPQDVVCALAHLTEAQGVELLPADQAGADLVLAEATGQPPGTEVAARRLVRARRRRRPVAVVMGAVRGFATRKIGIAVMVVLALIAVLGALISRAEDVSPLEALYLTLVTTLSGADPDTNKAADAQIMQVVLNLAGLALIPLITAVVVDGIVNARLALHTGRLQPPRVGHVVVIGLGNVGTRVMAQLREYGVEVVAIDKAAEPRGAALARQLEVPLIVGDAALPETLAAASVADCQALVVASTDDVANLEAALAARDLRADLRVVLRLFDGDFAERVEETFALGVSRSVSYLAAPAFIGALTERAVISTIPVDRHALPVAEVPVAPGCELDGRPLDVVNRDGQVRLIARTPAGGAKTIWWKDLDPRQVIFAGDRLTVVARRRGLDWLTRQCAPPAHPGSDPRPTGPVHGGVHTPVAASPPVPGQTDSGVGATHPVPPAGNAPSTTNGGPADEFELTRRHDGTGEGS, from the coding sequence ATGGCGGAGCCGTGGCGGGACCGGGCGCGACGGGCGGTCGAGTGGAACTGGCGGCTGCGGTCCGTCGGTGACCCACGCCCGCACTACGTGATCTGCGGGAAGGACGCGCTCGCCTACTACGTGGCTCGGGCGACGCTCGAATCCGAGCTGCCGGCGGGCGGGGCCCGGGTGACAGTCGTGGTGCCGGAGCGTTATCGCAGCAACGGGCCGGACGTGGCCGGGCTGCGCGGGGTCCGGGTGGTCCGCTCGGACCGGCTGGACGTGGCCACCTTCGAGGCTGCCGGGCTGGCCGGAGCGACCGGACTGGCCCTGCTGCACCAGGACGACGTCGGCAACCTGCACGCCGCGCTCTGCGCCCAGGCCGTCGACCACCGGGTCCGCCAGGTGCTGCGGATGTTCAACGGCACCCTCGCCGACGGCGTACGCAAGCTGCTCAAGGCTCCGGTCGAGGTGCTCTCCGACGCCGAGATGGCCGCGCCGGCCTTCGTGGCCGCCGCGCTCAACGAGGTCGACCCCAGTTCCTTCCAACATCGGGACAAGACACTGCGGGTGGCACGGCGGGCTGACGTCCGACCGCAGGACGTGGTCTGCGCGTTGGCGCACCTCACCGAGGCGCAGGGGGTGGAGTTGCTGCCGGCCGACCAGGCCGGCGCCGACCTGGTACTCGCCGAGGCGACAGGTCAACCACCGGGCACCGAGGTCGCCGCCCGCCGGCTGGTCCGGGCGCGTCGGCGGCGTCGCCCGGTCGCGGTGGTGATGGGAGCGGTACGCGGTTTCGCCACCCGCAAGATCGGCATCGCGGTGATGGTGGTGCTCGCGCTGATTGCGGTGCTGGGGGCGCTGATCTCCCGTGCGGAGGATGTCTCTCCGCTGGAGGCGCTGTACCTGACGCTGGTCACGACCCTCAGCGGCGCCGACCCGGACACCAACAAGGCGGCCGACGCGCAGATCATGCAGGTGGTGCTCAACCTGGCCGGCTTGGCGCTGATTCCGCTGATCACCGCAGTCGTGGTGGACGGCATCGTCAACGCCCGGCTGGCTCTGCACACCGGCCGGTTGCAACCCCCACGGGTCGGGCACGTGGTGGTGATCGGCCTGGGCAACGTCGGCACGCGGGTGATGGCGCAACTGCGCGAGTACGGCGTCGAGGTGGTGGCCATCGACAAGGCCGCGGAGCCGCGCGGCGCAGCCCTGGCCCGCCAACTGGAGGTGCCGCTGATCGTCGGCGACGCCGCGTTGCCCGAGACGCTGGCCGCCGCCTCGGTGGCCGACTGTCAGGCGCTGGTGGTGGCGTCCACAGACGACGTGGCCAACCTGGAGGCTGCGCTCGCCGCCCGCGACCTCCGTGCCGACCTGCGTGTGGTGCTTCGGCTCTTCGACGGTGACTTCGCCGAGCGGGTGGAGGAGACCTTCGCGCTCGGGGTGTCCCGGTCAGTCTCCTACCTGGCCGCCCCGGCCTTCATCGGGGCGCTCACCGAACGCGCCGTGATCAGCACCATTCCGGTCGACCGGCACGCGCTGCCGGTCGCCGAGGTGCCGGTAGCCCCCGGCTGCGAGCTGGACGGCCGACCGCTTGACGTGGTCAACCGGGACGGGCAGGTCCGGCTGATCGCCCGTACTCCGGCGGGCGGTGCCAAGACGATCTGGTGGAAGGACCTGGATCCCCGGCAGGTGATCTTCGCCGGTGACCGGCTGACAGTGGTCGCCCGACGGCGCGGGTTGGACTGGCTGACGCGGCAGTGCGCCCCGCCCGCCCACCCGGGGTCGGACCCTCGGCCGACCGGGCCGGTCCACGGCGGGGTGCACACCCCAGTGGCGGCGTCTCCTCCGGTGCCGGGGCAGACGGACTCCGGGGTCGGCGCGACACATCCCGTTCCCCCCGCCGGGAACGCGCCCTCGACGACCAACGGCGGCCCGGCGGACGAATTCGAGCTGACCCGCCGGCATGACGGGACCGGCGAGGGGAGCTAA
- a CDS encoding BTAD domain-containing putative transcriptional regulator, producing MRFRILGPTQVVLADGREVPVGGPRLRTLLVLLLLDAGRVVSAERLIDGLYGEHPPRGAANALQSQVSRLRQALSAEHDPVEFHPAGYRLAVDPGDVDAYRFERLAEAGRRALADGDWSRAAAVLREALELWRGPALADAVGAAGAPAQAARLDELRLAATEDRIEADLALGAPGALIAELRELVVAHPLRERLRGQLMRALTALGRSAEALAEFEDARHTLAEQLGVDPSAELAAVHLAVLRGEERLSAEPALPSQLTTFVGREEELKRVGELLGERRLVTLTGPGGAGKTRLAIEAAGRVDGEVRLVELAGLADGSDVPQAVLSALGLRDAGLRAPAEPGRQTIDRLVEALAERRLLLVLDNCEHVLVDAARLAARLLSACPALRVLATSREPLGLAGEALCPLSGLTLPPLGASALDADDYAAVGLFAQRAVDVAPDFTVTPANVEMVLRICRSLDGLPLAIELAAARLRALSVAEVAARLDDRFRLLSTGSRAVSPRHRTLRAVVGWSWDLLDDAEREVARRLTVFAGGATLEAAGRVCGLPTSEFVDALTGLVDKSFVEMTGGRYRMLETVRAFCAERLAEAGEADQLRRAHTAYFLEFAWTASDHLRCAEQLHWLRRLDAERDNLHAALRRATAAGDASDAAGMVAALSFYWWLRGMRGEGARLATDVLELLGTEAPPGLNEEFALCVYNASLAGSGPLPSLGTQRSVIRSLDRPPRQPFLLYLSGISTGPPSGGAENVDELMAELRRLVGPDAWINALGAMGSGSALMWSGQWDRARTALATALDGFRSTGDRWGTMITLGALGELAAWQGDPEMAGAHMDEAMGLVEALGSAVDQADMLRTRGEIRLRAGDLAAAHDDFAGALLLAQRSGAPEFVASARLGLAQVARVRGDLAAARRFCEEALVGGLTGWYVGDAARAEIILALKEITGAEEAGARPSADGA from the coding sequence ATGCGTTTCCGCATCCTGGGGCCGACCCAGGTGGTGCTGGCCGACGGGCGAGAGGTCCCCGTGGGCGGTCCGCGGCTGCGCACTCTGCTGGTGCTCCTCCTGCTCGACGCGGGTCGGGTGGTCTCCGCCGAGCGCCTGATCGACGGCCTGTACGGGGAGCATCCGCCCCGGGGCGCGGCCAACGCGCTCCAGTCCCAGGTGTCGCGCCTGCGCCAGGCTCTGAGCGCCGAGCACGACCCGGTCGAGTTCCACCCGGCCGGTTACCGCCTGGCCGTGGATCCCGGCGACGTCGACGCGTACCGGTTCGAACGGCTCGCCGAGGCGGGACGCCGCGCGCTCGCCGACGGCGACTGGTCCCGGGCGGCGGCCGTGTTGCGCGAGGCACTGGAGTTGTGGCGTGGTCCCGCTCTGGCCGATGCCGTCGGCGCAGCCGGCGCGCCCGCCCAGGCGGCCCGGCTGGACGAGCTGCGGCTGGCCGCCACCGAGGATCGGATCGAGGCGGACCTGGCGTTGGGCGCACCCGGCGCGCTGATCGCGGAGCTACGGGAGTTGGTCGTCGCGCATCCGTTGCGGGAGCGCTTGCGGGGCCAGCTCATGCGCGCCCTGACCGCTCTGGGTCGGTCGGCGGAGGCGCTGGCCGAGTTCGAGGACGCCCGGCACACGTTGGCCGAGCAGCTTGGCGTCGACCCATCGGCGGAGCTGGCCGCGGTGCACCTGGCGGTGCTGCGTGGTGAGGAACGCCTGTCGGCCGAACCCGCGCTGCCGAGTCAGCTCACCACGTTCGTCGGGCGGGAGGAGGAACTCAAGCGCGTCGGCGAGTTGCTTGGCGAGCGCCGGCTCGTCACCCTCACCGGCCCCGGGGGCGCCGGCAAGACGCGCCTGGCGATCGAGGCTGCCGGCCGGGTCGACGGGGAGGTCCGTCTCGTCGAGCTGGCGGGGCTGGCCGACGGGTCGGACGTACCGCAGGCGGTGCTGAGCGCGCTCGGCCTGCGCGATGCGGGCCTGCGCGCCCCGGCCGAGCCGGGCCGGCAGACCATCGATCGGCTGGTCGAGGCGCTCGCCGAGCGGCGACTGCTGCTGGTGCTCGACAACTGTGAGCACGTCCTCGTCGACGCGGCCCGGCTGGCCGCCCGGTTGCTGAGCGCGTGCCCGGCGTTGCGCGTCCTGGCCACGAGTCGGGAGCCGCTCGGGCTGGCCGGTGAGGCGCTGTGCCCGCTGTCCGGGCTCACCCTGCCGCCGCTCGGCGCGTCCGCGCTGGACGCCGACGACTACGCGGCTGTCGGCCTCTTCGCCCAGCGGGCCGTCGACGTCGCGCCCGACTTCACCGTCACGCCGGCCAACGTCGAGATGGTGCTGCGGATCTGCCGCAGCCTGGACGGTCTGCCGCTGGCGATCGAGTTGGCGGCCGCGCGGCTGCGGGCGCTGTCCGTCGCCGAGGTGGCCGCCCGTCTCGACGATCGGTTCCGGTTGCTGTCGACGGGCAGCCGGGCCGTGTCGCCGCGGCACCGCACCCTCCGGGCGGTGGTCGGGTGGAGTTGGGATCTGCTCGACGACGCCGAACGGGAAGTGGCCCGCCGGCTGACCGTCTTCGCCGGTGGGGCCACGCTGGAGGCGGCTGGGCGGGTCTGCGGCCTGCCCACCTCCGAGTTTGTCGACGCGCTCACCGGTCTGGTCGACAAGTCCTTCGTGGAGATGACCGGCGGCCGATACCGGATGCTCGAAACGGTGCGGGCCTTCTGCGCCGAGCGCCTCGCCGAGGCCGGCGAGGCCGACCAGCTACGTCGTGCCCATACCGCGTACTTCCTGGAGTTCGCCTGGACGGCGAGTGACCACCTCCGGTGCGCGGAACAACTGCACTGGCTGCGCCGGCTCGACGCGGAACGGGACAACCTGCACGCGGCGTTGCGTCGCGCCACGGCCGCCGGTGACGCGTCCGACGCGGCCGGGATGGTCGCGGCCCTGTCGTTCTACTGGTGGTTGCGCGGCATGCGCGGGGAAGGGGCGCGGCTGGCCACCGACGTCCTCGAACTGCTCGGTACCGAGGCGCCTCCGGGGCTGAACGAGGAGTTCGCCCTGTGCGTCTACAACGCCTCGCTCGCCGGCTCCGGCCCTCTCCCGTCCCTCGGAACGCAGCGGTCCGTGATCCGTAGTCTCGACCGGCCGCCCCGACAGCCGTTCCTGCTGTACCTGTCGGGGATCTCGACCGGACCGCCGTCCGGCGGCGCCGAGAATGTCGACGAGCTGATGGCGGAGCTGCGACGGCTCGTCGGCCCGGACGCGTGGATCAACGCGCTCGGCGCGATGGGCAGCGGCTCGGCGCTGATGTGGAGTGGCCAGTGGGACCGGGCCAGGACCGCGTTGGCCACCGCGCTCGACGGCTTCCGGAGCACCGGGGACCGGTGGGGCACCATGATCACGCTCGGTGCGCTCGGTGAACTGGCCGCCTGGCAGGGCGATCCGGAGATGGCGGGCGCCCACATGGATGAGGCCATGGGATTGGTCGAGGCGCTCGGGTCGGCCGTCGACCAGGCCGACATGCTGCGTACCCGGGGCGAGATAAGGCTGCGCGCCGGTGACCTCGCGGCGGCGCACGACGACTTCGCCGGTGCGCTGCTGCTCGCGCAGCGCAGCGGCGCGCCCGAGTTCGTGGCCAGCGCCCGGCTCGGCCTCGCCCAGGTGGCCCGCGTGCGTGGGGACCTGGCGGCCGCCAGACGATTCTGCGAGGAAGCGTTGGTCGGCGGCCTCACCGGCTGGTACGTCGGCGACGCCGCCCGCGCGGAGATCATCCTCGCCCTGAAGGAGATCACCGGGGCGGAGGAGGCCGGTGCGCGGCCGTCAGCGGACGGTGCGTGA